From a region of the Podospora pseudopauciseta strain CBS 411.78 chromosome 7 map unlocalized CBS411.78m_7, whole genome shotgun sequence genome:
- a CDS encoding uncharacterized protein (EggNog:ENOG503P4P5; COG:S), with protein MANLASAEIKARLERSYDAIATTYNTWAVNHPYRNPTDDSEAPTKSALELGCGNGYPILQHLFSAGLFDCIVANDLSSVQLNSVKSELEAKHDNADWRQGDMTCLSFNPCSFDIIIGLYTLIHLPRSEQLLMLEKISLWLKPGGLALVNFSKEDTEADVIEEWLGREEGWMFWSGYGADNMPRLIQQVDGLEMVVGEL; from the exons ATGGCCAACCTTGCCTCTGCAGAGATTAAAGCCCGCCTGGAGCGCTCATACGACGCGATAGCAACCACCTACAACACCTGGGCCGTTAACCATCCAT ACCGAAACCCAACAGATGACTCAGAAGCACCAACCAAGTCGGCGCTGGAGCTGGGCTGCGGCAACGGGtaccccatcctccaacacctcttTTCCGCCGGTTTGTTCGATTGCATTGTGGCAAACGACCTCTCCTCTGTACAGCTCAACTCGGTCAAGTCGGAACTGGAAGCGAAACATGACAAT GCAGACTGGAGACAAGGGGATATGACATGTCTGTCGTTTAACCCCTGCTCCTTCGACATCATCATTGGCCTCTACACGCTTATACATCTGCCACGCTCCGAACAGCTGCTCATGCTGGAGAAGATCAGTCTCTGGTTGAAGCCGGGCGGGCTTGCCCTTGTCAACTTCAGCAAAGAGGACACGGAGGCCGACGTCATTGAGGAGTGGCTGGGTCGCGAAGAGGGCTGGATGTTCTGGTCCGGGTACGGAGCGGATAACATGCCGCGTTTGATCCAACAGGTGGACGgtttggagatggtggtgggtgagctCTGA
- a CDS encoding uncharacterized protein (EggNog:ENOG503PI3C), translating to MQGKYRKKDKNLTQPFTPLPKKREALPRRKKRPPTPPICLVDSPKCVVWPTRVITGLWLDAYSFRDAAHPVPKIIIYLAWDADRQPTVMIITTPPLLRWHSTHIAGYLMDGNITLRYVGGFGFEGPYTFLQEALANTTDPLASPYLQLAHDGSYISITRDACLAITNMTADIYTAYDNQGIWNRLVTWKFPLVSLLFHFSRPPFPLRVWTNTSLFMLIHLLGSPVTNIASLLHTLSSCRHSAKKMQKKLRDIQRDIKDELASWRLENPLARELVHSHSGKSTSERKFASLWKQLSLIKVSYDEWGVESCEFLMRTLDSLFLDPLPLRYGSRSLVQRREVLAQIKKAADMLAADRATYVLPIFIAQFVFIASISAAFWRVIGVFPQDGEWTNVEAYSIAMSAPFLYMVPAVFLSAIIGVSQTERSVVRVLNDLGEKLMKEEWVVERGVSSGTEGEKERAAVVSVGIAAGRGASPVTSDTERDESPGSEQLLLLTPRSQATTAEPTTNVSVEAVKRESVRIPVVVEKQPIFQRVCHGGIYGWRPEILTAQQIRQTWRHVVLALNLVIMSVVVASWISYRVPPEGFDCRNAGQAALLIMWLLSFVLDCVFAYYMDRWGHLESGKGYWYEAVFIKDFIVGWAAVVMILVVQVGIFNRCDCFSLWGKVPVALPQIPEVAAVLMHRISFEWPAVTFGWIAIELGICAVIWWTYRDAFRVYNQEDGGEEK from the exons ATGCAGGGGAAATATCGAAAGAAAGATAAGAATTTAACACAGCCCtttacccccctccccaagaAAAGGGAAGCCCTTCCTAGACGAAAGAAACGTCCGCCCACGCCACCAATCTGTCTGGTCGATTCACCTAAGTGTGTCGTGTGGCCAACAAGGGTCATAACTGGACTGTGGCTTGATGCGTATAGCTTTCGGGATGCCGCACATCCTGTTCcaaaaattataatatatcttGCATGGGACGCAGACAGACAACCGACTGTcatgatcatcaccacccctccactACTACGCTGGCATAGCACTCATATAGCTGGTTATCTTATGGATGGAAACATCACTCTACGTTATGTCGGCGGGTTCGGTTTTGAAGGGCCCTATACATTTCTCCAAGAGGCGCTTGCAAACACAACTGACCCCCTGGCAAGTCCGTACCTCCAACTGGCCCACGATGGAAGCTACATCTCCATCACTCGTGATGCCTGCCTGGCCATCACAAACATGACAGCCGATATCTACACGGCGTACGATAACCAGGGGATATGGAATAGACTT GTCACCTGGAAATTCCCCCttgtctccctcctctttcaCTTCTCCCgtcctcccttccccctccgAGTATGGACGAACACCAGTCTTTTCATGCTGATCCACCTCCTGGGCAGCCCTGTAACAAATATCGCGTCCCTCTTGCACACGCTCTCTTCCTGCCGGCACAGCGCAAAGAAGATGCAAAAGAAGCTACGAGATATCCAAAGAGACATCAAGGACGAGTTGGCGTCCTGGAGGCTGGAAAACCCCCTGGCGAGGGAGTTGGTACACAGCCACTCGGGAAAATCCACCAGCGAGCGCAAATTCGCCAGTCTGTGGAAGCAGCTGTCTCTGATCAAAGTCTCGTACGATGAATGGGGCGTCGAATCCTGCGAGTTCCTCATGCGTACGCTTGAcagcctcttcctcgaccCTCTGCCCCTTCGTTACGGGTCAAGATCACTCGTTCAAAGAAGAGAAGTACTCGCCCAGATTAAAAAGGCGGCTGACATGCTCGCTGCTGATCGGGCGACGTATGTGCTTCCTATTTTCATCGCGCAGTTTGTGTTTATCGCCTCCATCAGCGCGGCGTTTTGGAGGGTGATTGGGGTTTTCCCTCAGGATGGGGAGTGGACGAATGTGGAGGCTTATTCGATCGCCATGTCGGCGCCGTTTTTGTACATGGTGCCGGCTGTGTTTTTGAGCGCGATTATCGGGGTGAGTCAGACGGAGAGGagtgtggtgagggtgttgaatgatttgggggagaagctgatgaaggaggagtgggtggttgagaggggggttTCTTCGGGGACCGAGGGTGAGAAGGAaagggcggcggtggtttcGGTTGGTATTGCGGCTGGACGTGGGGCGTCTCCAGTAACGAGTGATACTGAGAGGGATGAGAGTCCTGGGAGTGAAcagttgctgctgttgacgCCCCGGAGCCAAGCGACAACTGCTGAACCGACAACAAATGTCAGCGTAGAGGCTGTAAAGAGGGAATCGGTCAGGATACCGGTCGTGGTGGAGAAACAGCCCATCTTTCAGAGGGTGTGTCACGGGGGAATCTATGGCTGGCGGCCCGAGATCCTCACAGCACAACAGATACGACAGACATGGCGCCACGTTGTTTTGGCCTTGAATCTCGTCATCATGTCTGTGGTTGTGGCATCATGGATATCTTACCGGGTGCCTCCGGAAGGATTCGACTGTCGTAACGCAGGGCAGGCGGCGCTGTTGATAATGTGGTTGCTCAGCTTTGTGCTGGACTGTGTCTTTGCATACTACATGGACCGCTGGGGCCATCTCGAGAGTGGGAAGGGATACTGGTATGAGGCTGTGTTTATCAAGGACTTCATCGTGGGATGGGCGGCCGTTGTCATGATTTTGGTTGTCCAAGTAGGCATCTTCAACCGGTGCGACTGCTTCTCGCTTTGGGGAAAGGTCCCGGTTGCTCTGCCGCAGATTCCagaggttgctgctgtgttgATGCATCGTATTTCATTTGAGTGGCCTGCGGTGACATTTGGATGGATTGCTATAGAGCTCGGCATTTGCGCCGTGATTTGGTGGACGTATAGAGATGCCTTTCGCGTGTATAACCAAGAGGACGGGGGTGAGGAGAAATGA
- a CDS encoding uncharacterized protein (COG:S; EggNog:ENOG503NWE2) — MASIWSTIKAAAPSRTRALEQQHQPQSQHQPSESEPSPIPPVRGVASRASSLSRSRVPGTTPPPPQQSVPRSTSISGEIRGSNSSNQQSRSSPIPSPSAASTSTTQPPSTSKKTSSRVSRSYTSIGLTGKEKEREKEKEKEKEKGLEQDVDDENADDTGDQSTAAGNGTAGPGITIGVNQSAHTSSPIPSPALDPLSQQIYLRRNSEVPIPGRRSMHMAEGLARSSSDFLRAVTPAGDVSKDKSKKGGSFLSRLSMRGGRKKDTADFDSDSEFGVEARMDGTNARVFSQTLSNPVMGGGYVPHHKEPPRYIRTKATNKKAREFNRMFLAQELVGTRPPKDEEKADATKAPVVTVSVAGGGDRKTARSGGAIWATEFSRDGKYLATGGRDHIVRIWAVLTTCDERRAHEEDENANGGPGERLSAPVFRDRPLIEFEGHTGEVLDLSWSKNNFLLSSSMDKTVRLWHLSRKECLCTFKHKDFVTRLAFHPRDDRFFLAGSLDTMLRLWSIPDKAVAFSANLPDLITAVAFSPDGKIAIAGLLNGLCIFFETEGLKQQTQIHVRSSRGKNAKGSKITGIQTMLVHPPAPAYPTHQPPGSSAASHASTDVPSNAEVRVLVTSNDSRIRIYSLRHQTMEVKLKGHENSCSQIAATFSDDGKYVVCGSEDRKAFVWSVTGKGVPLTTDKDKSPCEYFEAHGETVTTALFAPTQTRMLLGQSGDPIYDLCNPPPVVLQSLDEVASAAASTTGSQLAPASEHLVKRPEPSPAYIARSTHYDGNILITTGDTGIIKVFRQDCAFAKRRHESWETGSTFSRKLAPSNGFMSGNGLGRSGSVMTRTSGGSVTRSRRGSLTQPFSPQLGPVGGSSDRILSWRQGIENGGDKRSSALLNGSATPAASERSMSPAKVIRTPLSSQVNLASEARKQPYANSTVTSRNRAGSTLTSPTASVFSNAPSRVPSRLLRERRMSKEPEEETSVPPTPSFTYMSASENDPPDSPAGTGMGSGGGSTTSSFWNLNRWRGITAFKVNASSPNQSGSGVEGHKRSDSRSSIVKRVQGDAGLGDQKEQGSPEQRVGTSRRQSTGTGLLPAAHVVRNSTDGNGKDRKHQRMSLPAGAVLSQADSEADVRSIPANGGMVAPVNPLQVRRDGSPYRHLWSRGSSSHGSGGRPGSDMSS, encoded by the exons ATGGCAAGCATTTGGTCTACCATAAAGGCGGCGGCCCCCTCTCGCACGCGGGCGCTGGagcaacagcaccagccCCAGTCCCAGCACCAGCCAAGCGAAAGTGAGCCGTCGCCAATACCGCCGGTCCGGGGTGTCGCTAGCAGGGCCTCATCGTTGTCACGATCCAGGGTCCCGGGaacaacgccgccgccgccgcaacaGTCGGTGCCAAGATCAACCAGCATCTCGGGTGAAATCCGAG GCAGCAATAGTAGCAACCAACAGAGCCGTTCCTCTCCGATTCCGTCCCCCAGTGCAGCCAGCACCTCGACTACACAGCCCCCAAGTACCAGCAAAAAGACTTCGTCTAGGGTTTCGCGGAGCTACACTTCCATTGGGCTAACCGGCaaggagaaagaaagggaaaag gaaaaggaaaaggaaaaggaaaagggccTGGAACAAGACGTCGATGATGAGAATGCAGACGACACTGGCGACCAAAGCACCGCCGCCGGTAACGGGACAGCTGGGCCGGGCATCACCATCGGAGTGAACCAAAGCGCACACACATCCTCACCAATACCGAGTCCGGCTCTCGATCCCCTGTCACAG CAAATCTACCTACGACGCAACAGCGAGGTTCCCATACCAGGTCGACGCTCGATGCATATGGCCGAAGGGCTAGCACGATCCAGTTCGGACTTTTTGAGAGCTGTCACACCAGCAGGAGATGTGAGCAAAGACAAGAG CAAGAAAGGAGGTTCATTTCTCAGTCGTTTGAGCATGCGCGGTGGCCGCAAGAAGGACACAGCCGACTTTGATTCAGACTCGGAATTTGGTGTCGAGGCCCGGATGGACGGCACCAATGCCCGAGTCTTCAGCCAGACGTTAAGCAACCCAGTCATGGGCGGAGGCTATGTCCCCCATCACAAGGAACCGCCACGATACATTCGAACCAAGGCGACCAACAAGAAAGCAAGAGAGTTCAACCGCATGTTTCTGGCTCAAGAATTGGTCGGCACAAGACCTCCCAAAGATGAAGAGAAGGCCGACGCGACCAAGGCACCTGTTGTGACAGTCAGCGTGGCTGGTGGCGGCGATCGCAAGACAGCGAGGTCAGGCGGAGCAATCTGGGCGACTGAGTTCAGCAGAGACGGGAAGTACCTGGCCACGGGCGGGCGAGACCACATTGTCAGGATATGGGCAGTCTTGACGACATGCGACGAGCGCCGGGCACACGAAGAGGATGAGAACGCCAATGGCGGACCTGGAGAACGGCTTAGTGCGCCGGTATTCAGGGACCGGCCGCTGATAGAGTTTGAGGGACACACCGGGGAGGTCTTGGACCTCAGCTGGAGCAAGAACAACTTTTTGCTGTCGTCCTCGATGGACAAAACTGTCAGGCTATGGCATCTTAGTCGAAAAGAATGCCTCTGCACGTTCAAGCACAAGGACTTTGTCACGCGGTTAGCCTTCCACCCCCGGGATGACCGCTTCTTCCTGGCCGGCTCCCTGGATACCATGCTGCGATTATGGAGCATCCCGGACAAGGCAGTGGCCTTCTCGGCCAACCTTCCCGATCTCATCACTGCGGTTGCCTTTTCCCCAGACGGAAAGATAGCGATTGCCGGGCTACTGAATGGCCTATGCATCTTTTTCGAGACAGAAGGACTCAAACAACAGACACAAATTCACGTACGCTCATCTCGTGGCAAAAATGCCAAAGGAAGCAAGATTACAGGCATCCAGACCATGCTTGTGCATCCACCAGCCCCGGCCTACCCaactcatcaaccaccaggTTCCAGTGCGGCCTCGCATGCTTCCACTGACGTGCCCAGTAACGCCGAGGTGCGAGTGTTGGTCACATCCAATGATAGTCGAATCCGAATCTACAGTCTACGGCATCAGACCATGGAGGTTAAGCTCAAAGGGCACGAGAACTCCTGCAGTCAAATCGCAGCCACATTTTCAGACGATGGCAAATATGTGGTCTGCGGAAGCGAGGATCGCAAGGCTTTTGTTTGGAGTGTGACGGGCAAGGGGGTGCCGCTGACCACGGACAAGGACAAATCGCCTTGCGAGTATTTTGAAGCACACGGCGAGACCGTCACGACGGCTCTTTTTGCGCCAACACAAACGAGGATGCTTCTTGGTCAGAGCGGAGATCCGATTTACGATCTATGCAATCCACCACCTGTGGTTTTGCAGAGCCTGGATGAGGTTGCCAGTGCCGCAGCAAGCACCACCGGGTCTCAACTAGCACCCGCGTCAGAACACCTGGTAAAAAGGCCGGAGCCGAGTCCCGCTTATATTGCCAGATCTACTCATTACGATGGTAACATTCTCATCACAACAGGCGATACCGGCATCATTAAGGTCTTTCGCCAAGATTGCGCCTTCGCCAAGCGCAGACACGAGAGCTGGGAGACAGGAAGCACGTTCAGTCGGAAGCTAGCGCCCAGCAACGGATTCATGAGTGGAAACGGGCTAGGTCGCAGTGGCAGCGTGATGACAAGAACCAGCGGTGGCAGCGTCACACGTAGCCGAAGAGGGTCTCTTACCCAGCCATTCTCACCACAGCTTGGCCCAGTTGGCGGCAGCTCCGACCGAATTCTCAGCTGGCGCCAGGGGATCGAAAACGGAGGCGACAAGCGATCCAGCGCTCTATTAAATGGGAGCGCGACGCCAGCAGCTAGCGAAAGATCGATGAGCCCGGCCAAGGTCATCCGGACGCCCCTGAGTTCACAGGTGAACTTGGCAAGCGAGGCCAGAAAACAGCCATATGCGAACTCGACCGTCACGTCAAGAAACAGGGCTGGCAGCACCCTGACGAGCCCAACGGCCAGTGTGTTTAGTAACGCACCCTCGCGTGTCCCTTCGAGGCTCCTCAGAGAAAGACGCATGTCAaaggagccggaggaggaaaCGTCAGTGCCGCCGACTCCGAGCTTTACCTACATGTCAGCAAGTGAGAATGATCCGCCCGATTCTCCTGCAGGAACAGGGATGGGTTCGGGGGGAGGCAGCACTACATCGTCATTTTGGAATCTGAACCGATGGCGAGGGATCACGGCCTTCAAAGTCAACGCTTCGTCGCCAAACCAAAGCGGTAGCGGTGTGGAGGGACACAAACGCAGCGACAGCCGCAGTTCTATAGTGAAGCGGGTCCAAGGGGACGCCGGTCTTGGCGATCAGAAGGAACAAGGCAGCCCAGAACAGCGTGTAGGAACATCAAGGCGACAGAGCACAGGAACGGGGCTGTTACCAGCTGCTCATGTGGTGAGAAACAGCACTGATGGGAACGGAAAGGACAGGAAGCATCAGCGCATGTCTCTCCCAGCTGGAGCAGTCTTGAGCCAGGCCGACAGCGAGGCTGACGTCCGGTCCATCCCAGCGAATGGAGGGATGGTAGCGCCCGTCAACCCTCTGCAAGTGCGTCGAGATGGCTCTCCATACCGGCACCTCTGGAGTCGTGGAAGCTCGTCCCACGGCAGCGGAGGGAGACCTGGCTCAGATATGAGCAGTTAG
- a CDS encoding uncharacterized protein (EggNog:ENOG503NV1N; COG:S), whose translation MARTTQIHRAQRDAAKIAPRTCVVQPTTPNPEKQQPYQYPGINVDLRHLLRHWTLEPGVDYYRVGCFEVSGAHSETQPIMVREVAMTLLMDRLTDKPGWHEKVFDDEIVAKWKQEALRAHEDDIWNSIITDQILQNLEEIRQVLASGDPDEIEGYPWHWAYHPQKPARQRIISEQAFDYCIAELRCKAVEFNKSGLIFTLNTNENMAIKSDSVVTDELREDLRVAFNKLVAEQGSNPDWHPRAQEMVQDLVHPSMHPFVYGKSPFFQDEVVGVEDAVEKWAGKGQVIEKPLTKPREEMSDFHDYNGQEYAFWSEKYQWLPANLAFQDDGTVRFTSYINNLHPTRHPEIYRTIERLIDTAIPAWERVLSGKATIGEPYIERRSSSYRNCGKKVVPVQQRFGPAPVFCSAYDNDAYEAQPDDLRPGLIREWEEKNGRPVPLDDNELYEVESWTGPDKWTSNPEQYEGLTLEEQKERLLLNYKWKEIRDVILPEPLGFQPVTYTTEHTLSEKFKETGLQVIVKMATIELTPEKPDFPVGGWHIEGMMSEHIVATALYYLDSENITTSSLEFRMKADEHPDLEDTIGQDNYRPNEVMFGCRFRNGEALQKLGNVETRQGRLLAFPNVFQHRVSPFSLQDRTKPGHRRFIALWLVDPHQRIISTANVPPQQLDWWAEAVFGDKDQVAKGELPSEVFQLLLEQGLADTISPPKEVLDKMNNRLPPELVNMVRKQRVMPQALMTREEAKKHRLKLMEERSTFHEEAESSWTGVQFNFCEH comes from the exons ATGGCCCGTACAACTCAGATTCATAGAGCCCAACGTGATGCTGCCAAGATCGCCCCTCGAACTTGTGTCGTTCAGCCAACCACACCCAATCCGGAAAAGCAACAGCCGTACCAGTATCCCGGCATCAATGTCGACCTCCGCCACCTCTTGCGGCACTGGACTCTCGAACCGGGCGTCGACTATTACCGTGTGGGGTGTTTCGAGGTATCTGGTGCCCACAGCGAGACACAGCCCATCATGGTTCGGGAGGTGGCCATGACCCTTCTCATGGACCGCTTGACCGACAAACCTGGCTGGCATGAAAAGGTCTTTGACGACGAAATCGTTGCCAAATGGAAACAGGAAGCTCTGAGAGCACACGAGGATGACATTTGGaactccatcatcaccgatCAAATCTTGCAAAACCTCGAGGAAATACGGCAAGTACTGGCCAGCGGTGATCCTGACGAAATCGAAGGCTATCCTTGGCACTGGGCTTACCATCCTCAAAAACCAGCGCGCCAGAGGATCATATCAGAGCAGGCGTTTGATTAC TGTATTGCTGAGCTTCGCTGCAAAGCTGTCGAGTTTAACAAAAGTGGCCTGATCTTTACGCTCAACACAAACGAGAACATGGCCATCAAGTCGGACTCTGTTGTCACCGACGAGCTTCGTGAAGACCTCAGAGTCGCCTTCAACAAACTCGTGGCTGAGCAAGGCTCCAACCCTGACTGGCACCCACGGGCTCAAGAGATGGTCCAGGACCTTGTTCACCCGTCCATGCACCCCTTTGTCTACGGGAAATCCCCATTTTTCCAAGACGAGGTTGTGGGGGTCGAGGATGCCGTTGAGAAGTGGGCTGGCAAGGGCCAGGTCATTGAGAAGCCGCTCACCAAACCCCGCGAAGAAATGAGCGACTTTCATGACTACAACGGCCAAGAGTATGCGTTCTGGTCTGAGAAATACCAATGGCTTCCTGCCAACCTAGCCTTTCAAGACGATGGTACAGTCAGGTTCACCAGTtacatcaacaacctgcACCCAACGAGACACCCTGAGATCTATCGTACCATCGAGCGGCTCATTGACACGGCTATTCCGGCATGGGAACGGGTCTTGAGCGGAAAGGCCACCATCGGTGAACCCTACATCGAAAGGAGGTCCTCCAGCTATCGGAATTGCGGAAAGAAAGTCGTCCCAGTGCAACAGCGGTTTGGGCCCGCTCCAGTATTCTGCAGCGCATATGACAACGACGCTTACGAGGCCCAGCCGGACGATTTGCGGCCCGGACTTATCAGGGAgtgggaagaaaagaatgGCAGGCCTGTTCCATTGGATGATAACGAGCTATACGAGGTGGAGAGCTGGACAGGGCCAGATAAATGGACCTCCAACCCAGAGCAGTACGAGGGTCTTACTCTGGAAGAGCAGAAAGAGAGACTTTTGCTCAATTACAAGTGGAAAGAAATTCGGGATGTTATCCTTCCAGAACCTCTGGGCTTTCAGCCAGTCACATACACCACCGAGCACACACTCAGTGAGAAGTTTAAGGAAACCGGTCTTCAGGTCATTGTGAAGATGGCTACGATTGAGCTTACCCCGGAGAAGCCCGACTTCCCGGTTGGAGGTTGGCAC ATTGAGGGCATGATGAGCGAGCACATTGTTGCCACAGCTCTGTACTACCTTGATTCAGAGAACATCACCACGAGCTCCCTTGAGTTTCGCATGAAAGCAGATGAGCACCCGGATTTGGAAGATACTATCGGGCAGGATAACTATCGGCCCAATGAGGTCATGTTTGGTTGTCGGTTTAGGAACGGAGAAGCTCTGCAGAAGCTCGGCAACGTTGAAACGCGTCAGGGACGCCTTCTTGCCTTCCCAAATGTTTT CCAGCATCGCGTCTCTCCCTTCAGTCTCCAGGACCGGACCAAGCCGGGACATCGACGCTTCATTGCTCTTTGGCTCGTTGATCCACACCAACGAATCATCTCCACTGCCAACGTACCACCGCAACAGCTGGACTGGTGGGCAGAAGCCGTCTTTGGGGACAAGGACCAGGTGGCAAAGGGTGAGCTCCCTTCCGAGGTGTTTCAACTCTTGCTCGAGCAGGGGCTTGCCGACACAATCTCCCCGCCAAAGGAGGTGCTTGACAAGATGAACAATCGGTTGCCGCCTGAACTTGTGAACATGGTTCGCAAGCAGCGAGTTATGCCACAAGCTCTGATGACGAGAGAGGAGGCAAAAAAGCACAGGTTGAAGTTGATGGAAGAGCGGAGCACGTTTCACGAAGAGGCAGAGTCATCCTGGACGGGGGTGCAGTTCAACTTTTGCGAACACTAG
- the TRX3 gene encoding mitochondrial thioredoxin (EggNog:ENOG503P5A0; COG:O), whose translation MAEPIKISTLDELNQLITSTKYVIIDFWAEWCGPCKAIAPLFAKLSKSHSVPGQLAFAKIDVDASADIAKEYGITAMPSFVFVVDGQVDKGVDVQGRKLGVSVKLGEGENADRVVQIRGADPRNLTLLANELGELAKKGAEGSAEETPKEEEKEEEAAATA comes from the exons ATGGCTGAGCCAATCAAAATCTCCACCCTGGACGAGCTCAACCAGctcatcacctccaccaaatACGTCATCATCGACTTCTGGGCCGAGTG GTGCGGACCCTGCAAAGCCATAGCCCCCCTCTTCGCCAAGCTCTCCAAGTCTCACTCCGTCCCAGGCCAGCTCGCCTTCGCCAAAATCGACGTCGACGCCTCGGCCGACATCGCAAAGGAGTACGGCATCACCGCCATGCCCtccttcgtcttcgtcgtcgacGGCCAGGTGGACAAGGGCGTCGACGTCCAGGGCCGCAAGCTCGGCGTCAGCGTCAAGCTCGGTGAGGGCGAGAACGCCGACCGCGTCGTCCAGATCCGCGGCGCCGACCCCAGGAACCTGACCCTGTTAGCCAACGAGCTGGgcgagctggccaagaagggTGCCGAGGGTTCGGCTGAGGAGACTcccaaggaagaggagaaggaggaggaggctgccgccaCTGCTTAA
- the DOM34 gene encoding Translation factor pelota (EggNog:ENOG503NUSJ; BUSCO:EOG09262NB1; COG:J) — protein sequence MRFASPRQTVASIDETEGVGLIITEPEDLWHANNLIAIGDTVYAPTNRKVATETLTGSTFTQKVRIELAVKVTDTSFDPRASELRVAGTIVNENEIAAVGQYHTITLKHTDRDIKFTIWKEQGWDSVARALLAEAVSETANKDVVFAVVMQEGMANLCLITESRTLVKQRIEHTIPKKRSSRKEAEGGMSDFYGKILSAILSAIDFNERSGIPKQLLLASPGFVAHNFRDYMKEYAEKKANKPLVRLATEAAVIHTSTGHVHSLNEVLKSPEAQRTMRDSKFTNETKLMDNFYQKLRQDDGRAWYGVQPVAKAIREGAVGRGGGVLMVNSAFFKSMDVAERQKYVALVDKVREDGGDVRLLSSDHESGQRLDALGGICALLTYPLHDLDEEDEEEDASAAGTTII from the coding sequence ATGCGCTTCGCCTCACCTCGCCAGACAGTGGCCAGCATAGATGAGACCGAGGGGGTcggcctcatcatcactgagCCAGAGGATCTATGGCAcgccaacaacctcatcgcAATTGGCGACACCGTCTATGCCCCCACTAACCGCAAGGTCGCCACCGAGACTCTCACAGGGTCAACATTCACTCAAAAAGTGCGCATCGAGCTGGCCGTCAAGGTCACCGACACCTCTTTTGACCCCCGCGCCTCGGAACTTCGCGTGGCGGGCACTATTGTCAACGAAAATGAAATCGCTGCCGTGGGACAGtaccacaccatcaccctcaagCACACTGATCGCGACATCAAGTTTACCATATGGAAGGAACAAGGCTGGGACTCGGTGGCCCGCGCCCTGCTCGCAGAGGCTGTCAGCGAGACGGCCAACAAGGACGTGGTGTTTGCAGTGGTGATGCAGGAGGGAATGGCCAATCTCTGCCTGATCACCGAGTCAAGAACATTGGTCAAGCAGAGGATCGAGCACACCATCCCCAAGAAGAGGTCGTCGCgcaaggaggccgagggaggcATGTCAGACTTTTACGGGAAGATTCTGTCAGCCATACTCAGCGCCATCGACTTCAACGAGCGCTCCGGCATCCCCAAGCAACTACTACTCGCTAGTCCTGGCTTCGTCGCGCATAACTTTCGAGATTACATGAAGGAGTATGCCGAGAAGAAAGCGAACAAGCCACTGGTGCGGTTGGCTACCGAGGCGGCCGTGATCCACACGAGCACTGGACATGTGCACAGTCTCAATGAGGTGCTCAAGAGCCCCGAGGCACAACGAACCATGCGAGACTCCAAGTTCACCAACGAGACAAAGCTGATGGACAATTTCTACCAAAAGCTTCGGCAAGACGATGGGAGGGCGTGGTACGGTGTTCAGCCAGTCGCCAAGGCCATCAGAGAAGGTGCCGTGGGCCGTGGCGGCGgtgtgttgatggtgaaCAGCGCCTTTTTCAAGAGCATGGACGTGGCGGAGCGGCAGAAATATGTTGCACTTGTCGACAAGGTCAGGGAAGATGGCGGCGACGTTAGACTGCTCAGCAGCGACCACGAGAGTGGCCAGCGGTTGGATGCATTGGGCGGGATCTGTGCGCTCCTGACATACCCGTTGCATGAtcttgatgaggaggatgaggaggaagatgcgTCGGCGGCGGGGACGACAATAATATGA